The window GTTCGATGCCCGCTTTGGGCAGGTTCTCGCCCAGGGTCAACACGCGACCCGCGAGGCGGATCGGGCTGTGCGGCTCGATTTGGGTGGTGCGCGGCTCACGGTCGTTGAAGAAGCGATAAATCTCGTCAAACGTCTGGGCCGAGGTCGCCAGTTGCAGATGATCCAGGCCAGGCAGAACCACATTTTGCGCACCCTCGATCTGGGTGACGCCGCCGATGATGTAGTCGTCGGGCGATGAGATGTTGAGCGTATCGACCAGCGCGGGGAAGTCCTGGTAGGGGAGCGCGGCAAGGTTGGCGTAGTGTGCCACCAGCGCCGGATTGCCGGGCCGCGAGAGGAACTCGTGACACAGGTAGCCGCCCATCGAGTGCCCCAGCAGGTCGATCTGCTGCGCGCCGCTACGTTGCATCACCTCGGCTACGAAGCCCTCGAGGCGCAGGGTTTCGTACTTCACATCGCCCAGGGTGTTCCAGTCGAAGCTGTGGATTTGCTCCGGGCAGTAGCCGTTGGTGGTCAGGCGCTGTGTCTGGGTGTGGAACGCGTCGCCGTTCTCGATTAATCCGTGGGCAAAGACGATGGGCAGCAGCGTATCGTCGCACTCGGGCTGACCGTCGTCGTCGCCATCGTCGTCGTTGCCGGAATCATCGTCGTCCTGCGGGTCCTGGTCGTCATCATCGTCGTTGGAATCGCAGGCTGTAAGCGCACAGCACAGCAGCACGAATATCAAAACGGCAAGCAGGGCTGCGGTCGGACTACGCATGATCTTCTCCATTGCCGATTGCTCAGTCGAGCAGGTAGACCTCCACGCGATATTTGAGATGCTGCCCCTTGTGCTTATCGGCGTTCATCGGCCTGCCGTGTACGAACAGCAGGGTGCTCGGCGGAAAGCCTCCCTCGGGAGCGACGTCGAGTACGAGCGGGCCTTTTTTCGATACGATCCTTTCGCCGTAGACCTTGCCGCGATGGGGGCAAAATCCGCTGCCCACGCTCAGCTCGATCTCCCAGGGCTCGCCCTGGTCCGGCTGCTCCCAGTTGATCACGGCGATCACGCGGCCAAAGCCGTCGGCGTCGCTGTTCCAATGGTGCTTAATGTCGATCTCTTGGCTGCCGTCGTAATCCGCGGCGATCAGGAAGGACCCCGAGCCGCCCTCTTCGAGCACGACCGGATCGAGCCCGGCGATCAGCGCCGCCACATCGGCCACGCTGGACGCTTCGTCATTCTGTTCCGCAGCGGCCGCGCTTGCGCACAGCGCAAAGACCATCAGGA of the Candidatus Alcyoniella australis genome contains:
- a CDS encoding alpha/beta fold hydrolase; the encoded protein is MRSPTAALLAVLIFVLLCCALTACDSNDDDDDQDPQDDDDSGNDDDGDDDGQPECDDTLLPIVFAHGLIENGDAFHTQTQRLTTNGYCPEQIHSFDWNTLGDVKYETLRLEGFVAEVMQRSGAQQIDLLGHSMGGYLCHEFLSRPGNPALVAHYANLAALPYQDFPALVDTLNISSPDDYIIGGVTQIEGAQNVVLPGLDHLQLATSAQTFDEIYRFFNDREPRTTQIEPHSPIRLAGRVLTLGENLPKAGIELRVYQVDPANAMRYSEQPLAVFQVDDNGYWGELIAEPEAYYEFVYIDPDPELPPVHYYREPFVRSSDKVHFRSFPGPESFLGYVFRLIPFDDELALVAYLNLNRSLVAGRDTLLVNGLDLAATPIGDPQASTIVVGFIDSNFNGVSDLTMAGFPFDMVPFIRVFDMRVAGDQQAATNFEFSGRPLAVRNWPSRSEGISIAFFN